Sequence from the Methanococcoides methylutens genome:
ACACATGGCAGAGATCAAGCAACTCCCCTACATCCAACTTTGAAACCGACCAACAAAAAGGATCCTTAATTACAGAAGGTAAAATAAAATACTCACTTAACCAGCCGATCCTTCGCATCCCGGACCTCGTCCAGCAGATCCAGACGACCGATCCTCTCAAGGCGCTCGTAGATCAGCTCCCAGGCACAATCCTTCTCGGGATCCACCTCACACTTGCCATCCATGGAACCACCGCAGGGACCGTTGAGAAGTTCCT
This genomic interval carries:
- a CDS encoding methylenetetrahydrofolate reductase C-terminal domain-containing protein: ELLNGPCGGSMDGKCEVDPEKDCAWELIYERLERIGRLDLLDEVRDAKDRLVK